Proteins encoded within one genomic window of Cucumis sativus cultivar 9930 chromosome 3, Cucumber_9930_V3, whole genome shotgun sequence:
- the LOC101214719 gene encoding silicon efflux transporter LSI3, whose product MAMDHTVKVILGSIAFAVFWLLAVFPAIPFLPIGRTAGSILGAMLMVVFRVLTPEQAYAAIDLPILGLLFGTMVVSVYLERADMFKYLGKVLSWKSKGAKDLICRVCLISAISSAFFTNDTSCVVLTEFVLKIARQHNLPPRPFLLALASSANIGSSATPIGNPQNLVIAVQSKIHFGQFVIGILPAMLVGVVVNALIILIMYWKLLSVQKDEEDPSPEVIADEDVLSHRFSPARLSHSQIPSLNSAEWDSRLDLMNAQSPPCSNTNVETIRNSVSSKDNEEIRRSHSTMTEPARISDASKEWLPNASTQKREEDFSSKSLNSMEKQKEPVILQSSEGKEHWSTKWRRIAWKSCVYLVTVGMLVALLMGLDMSWTAVTAALALVVLDFKDAQPCLEKVSYSLLVFFCGMFMTVDGFNKTGLPSAFWNFMEPHAQIDRVSGTVVLALVILYLSNLASNVPTVLLLGARVAASAAAISPTEEKRAWLLLAWISTVAGNLSLLGSAANLIVCEQARRTPQLSYNLSFWNHLKFGLPSTLIVTAIGLVLIK is encoded by the exons ATGGCCATGGATCATACTGTAAAAGTCATTCTAGGCTCAATTGCCTTCGCAGTCTTCTGGTTATTAGCTGTTTTCCCTGCTATCCCATTTCTACCAATTGGGAGAACAGCAGGTTCTATCCTAGGGGCAATGCTCATGGTCGTATTTCGAGTCCTAACTCCAGAACAAGCATATGCGGCCATTGATCTCCCAATACTTGGTCTTCTGTTTGGAACAATGGTAGTTAGTGTTTATCTTGAAAGAGCTGATATGTTCAAGTATTTGGGTAAGGTGCTGTCGTGGAAGAGTAAAGGAGCAAAGGATTTAATTTGTCGAGTGTGTCTGATATCTGCAATTTCAAGTGCGTTTTTCACCAATGACACCTCATGTGTGGTTTTGActgaatttgttttaaaaattgccAGGCAACATAATCTTCCTCCCCGCCCCTTCCTTCTTGCCCTTGCATCGAGTGCAAATATTGGTTCTTCAGCAACACCGATTGGCAACCCCCAAAACTTGGTCATAGCTGTCCAGAGTAAAATTCATTTTGGGCAATTTGTGATTGGAATACTCCCAGCTATGCTTGTTGGTGTTGTTGTAAATGCTTTAATTATTCTTATCATGTACTGGAAATTGTTATCTGTCCAGAAGGATGAAGAAGATCCATCACCAGAAGTTATTGCCGATGAAGATGTTCTTTCTCACAGATTTTCACCAGCCAGATTATCACACTCACAAATTCCATCCCTTAATTCTGCAGAATGGGATTCTCGATTGGATTTGATGAACGCACAAAGTCCTCCATGCTCGAACACAAATGTGGAAACTATAAGAAATTCAGTAAGTTCAAAAGATAATGAAGAAATCCGCAGGTCTCATAGTACTATGACGGAGCCGGCAAGAATATCTGATGCTTCAAAAGAGTGGCTGCCCAATGCGTCTACTcagaaaagggaagaagatTTCTCTTCTAAGAGCCTCAACTCAATGGAAAAACAGAAAGAACCTGTAATTTTGCAGTCCTCAGAAGGGAAGGAACATTGGAGCACCAAATGGAGAAGGATTGCATGGAAATCCTGTGTTTATCTTGTGACTGTAGGAATGCTTGTTGCTTTATTGATGGGCTTGGATATGTCATGGACTGCCGTGACTGCTGCACTCGCTCTTGTGGTTCTTGATTTCAAGGATGCTCAGCCATGCCTAGAAAAG GTTTCATATTcacttttagttttcttttgtgggaTGTTTATGACGGTTGATGGATTTAACAAAACTGGATTGCCAAGTGCTTTTTGGAATTTCATGGAGCCGCATGCACAGATTGATCGTGTTTCTGGCACTGTAGTTCTTGCTCTTGTCATACTGTACCTCTCAAACTTGGCTTCAAACGTGCCTACTG TTCTTCTGCTTGGAGCACGAGTCGCTGCATCGGCTGCTGCAATTTCTCCAACCGAAGAAAAACGGGCATGGCTTCTTTTAGCTTGGATCAGTACTGTAGCTGGAAATCTCTCATTGTTAGGGTCAGCTGCCAACTTGATTGTGTGTGAACAGGCTCGTCGCACTCCACAGCTAAGCTACAATTTATCCTTCTGGAATCATCTTAAATTTGGACTTCCCTCAACTCTTATTGTCACAGCCATTGGTTTAGTtcttataaaatga